In the Arthrobacter sp. CDRTa11 genome, CGGTCCGTCCGGCTGTGGTAAGAGCACACTTATGCTGATGGTTGCCGGGCTCCTAAGCAGATCCGAGGGCGACATCCACGTGGGCGGTGAATCAATTACTCGACCCTTCACCGATATCGGAATTGCCTTCCAAGACCACCTGCTGCTGGACTTTCGGACAGCAATGGACAATGTCCTGATCCAAGCCGACATACGACGCCTGGATAAGAAGGCGCTACGTTCTCGAGCCACCGAGTTGTTCAAACAACTTCACTTGGAGAAAGCCATGGACAAGTATCCGCGCCAGCTCTCCGGGGGAATGCGGCAACGGGTCTCGCTGATACGAACTATCGTCCATGAGCCATCGTTGCTCCTACTTGATGAGCCGTTCGGAGCGCTTGATGCTCTTACCCGCCTGCAGGTGAGAGCGGACCTCGAGGCACTCTGGCTGCGCAATAGACCAACCGTTCTCTTTATCACTCACAGTGTTGAGGAAGCTGTCGGTCTATCCGACCGCATCTTTGTGATGAGCCCAAGTCCAGGCGAGATAGTCGACGAAATAGTTGTCGATCTCCCGCGTCCACGACCCCTCGCGCTCGTCGAATCGCCAGATTTCGGAAAATATGTTGATCGAATTTATGGGCACTTTGAGCGAATGGGAGTGCTCCACGGTATAGAGATTCCTAAACGAGGAACCGAATGAGCGGCATCAGTTCGCGCCCGATGCAAAGTGCCCGAATACGGTTGACCGGCGTCGTGAGCGTTTCTGCAGGACACCAAGTATCACAGTAAGCCCGTTCGAGGAGCTAGGTGAATAACTTTGGTGCGGGTAGTGCAACCAGAAGGCGCACTCCCACAACTATCTCAATTTCAATGGTGGCCATATCAGGCCGGACCGAGGTAACCGAGGGCGCTAGGCCTTGAAGGAGATTGCGAAGATGACAACGTCAACGTCCGAAGTGTTTGCCGGGACGCGAGAAGGAAGGCCCTTTCGTGTCGGCCTAATCTCTGCCGAGGGGGTGAGTGTTCCTGCGGGTGGCTTTGAGTTGGAGATTCATAATCCGGCTACGGGCACTGTGATTGGCACGTTGCATGAGGCTGATGCTGCAGAGATCGACGCAGTGGTCGCGGGAGCGAAGGCTGTGTATGAGAAGGTGTGGCGGGGAACGGCGCCGGAGGTCCGGGCCAGAATGCTCGGGGCCTGGGCGGATGCAATTG is a window encoding:
- a CDS encoding ABC transporter ATP-binding protein; its protein translation is MNDTALQTRAAGLPISIEGVAKTFTSPAGKSFEAIRPVSMDVNPGEFISIVGPSGCGKSTLMLMVAGLLSRSEGDIHVGGESITRPFTDIGIAFQDHLLLDFRTAMDNVLIQADIRRLDKKALRSRATELFKQLHLEKAMDKYPRQLSGGMRQRVSLIRTIVHEPSLLLLDEPFGALDALTRLQVRADLEALWLRNRPTVLFITHSVEEAVGLSDRIFVMSPSPGEIVDEIVVDLPRPRPLALVESPDFGKYVDRIYGHFERMGVLHGIEIPKRGTE